A genomic stretch from Sphaerodactylus townsendi isolate TG3544 linkage group LG15, MPM_Stown_v2.3, whole genome shotgun sequence includes:
- the ODAD4 gene encoding outer dynein arm-docking complex subunit 4 isoform X2 produces MGDSEGESLRGSFPSLMAEGLMLSRRGELAKAVSCYSYALQLQAADRNCLVARSKCYLRLGDTENALKDAEASLENDKEFTKGLYQKAEALYTMGDFEFALVFYHRGYKLQRLQKFKLGIQKCQEAIENSVGSPASVKLKDRGGFLSRQAESKKAKQKLQVKFPPKDVRYGSRQQETVRNEKTERQLLGELYVDKAFLEKLLKDEDLIKSTTKHGITVGDLIQEGLSYLDTRTDFWQQQKPIYARIRDRKLVLKRWTRDQKRKPSEVARYILKSMEDIDMLLTSGCPERSCQKAEQMLKKIHGWSDDEIPNRSELLGNLYSCIGNAHIEMGNMGAALQSHQLDLDVARENDLTDAISRALDNIGRVYARTGHFQEAIDTWEQKIPLVKSNLEKIWLFHEIGRCYLEINKAAEARDYGEKSLACAEEEGDVEWQLNAGVLVAQTQVKLEDFQSAVMHFEKALEKAKRIHNDAAQQAIIIALDEANKGFIKELKEERRLERLREMREFEDEEEEEENLDRDAERKVAVQEQEATVEKQEEEAAEKTAIAEGENEVAGTENEVAGTEGAEQGGSEEGPREAGQEVGETGGQPERTEDSEKEEDPENLSKDIPENLSKDIPG; encoded by the exons ATGGGCGATTCGGAGGGCGAGAGTCTGCGGGGATCGTTCCCCAGTCTCATGGCCGAAGGACTGATGCTGAGCCGGCGCGGGGAGCTGGCCAAAGCTGTGTCCTGCTATAGTTAT GCCTTGCAGCTCCAGGCAGCGGACAGGAACTGTCTTGTTGCCCGTTCAAAATGCTACCTGAGACTCGGAGATACAGAAAATGCTCTGAAGGATGCAGAGGCATCCCTGGAAAATGACAAAGAGTTTACTAAG GGCCTTTACCAGAAAGCAGAAGCATTGTACACCATGGGAGACTTTGAATTTGCCTTGGTCTTTTACCATCGAGGGTACAAGCTTCAGAGGTTGCAGAAATTCAAGCTGGGCATTCAGAAATGTCAAGAGGCCATTGAAAATTCAGTTGGTA GCCCTGCTTCTGTGAAACTGAAGGATAGAGGAGGCTTTTTGAGCCGCCAGGCAGAG AGCAAAAAAGCCAAACAGAAGCTTCAGGTCAAGTTCCCCCCAAAGGACGTAAGATACGGAAGTCGGCAGCAGGAGACCGTGCGGAATGAGAAGACAGAACGGCAGCTCCTCGGGGAGCTCTACGTTGACAAAGCTTTCCTGGAGAAACTGCTCAAGGATGAAG ACTTGATCAAAAGTACAACCAAGCACGGGATCACCGTTGGAGACTTGATTCAGGAAGGCCTTTCCTACCTGGACACCCGCACAGACTTTTGGCAGCAGCAGAAACCCATCTATGCCCGGATCAGAGATCGCAAGCTTGTGCTGAAAAGATGGACTCGAGATCAAAAGCGGAAACCCTCGGAGGTGGCCAGATACATCCTCAAGAGCATGGAGGATATTGATATGT TGCTGACAAGTGGCTGTCCTGAACGAAGCTGCCAGAAGGCTGAACAAATGCTGAAAAAGATCCATGGCTGGTCTGACGACGAGATCCCAAATAGAAGTGAGCTGCTGGGAAATCTCTACAGCTGCATCGGAAATGCTCACATTGAGATGGGGAACATGGGGGCAGCTCTGCAGAGCCACCAGCTGGATCTGGACGTTGCCAGGGAAAA CGACCTGACTGACGCCATCTCCAGGGCCCTGGACAATATCGGCAGAGTGTACGCCCGCACAGGCCATTTCCAGGAAGCTATTGACAC GTGGGAACAGAAGATTCCGCTTGTGAAGAGCAACCTGGAGAAGATTTGGCTGTTCCATGAAATCGGCAGGTGCTACCTAGAGATCAACAAAGCCGCTGAGGCTCGGGACTATGGGGAGAAATCCTTGGCCTgtgcagaggaggaaggggatgtCGAGTGGCAACTGAATGCCGGCGTTTTAGTGGCACAAACACAAG TGAAATTGGAGGATTTCCAGTCGGCGGTCATGCACTTTGAGAAGGCTTTGGAGAAGGCAAAGCGCATCCACAACGATGCGGCTCAGCAAGCAATCATCATT GCCCTGGATGAAGCCAACAAAGGATTCATCAAGGAGCTGAAGGAAGAACGGCGTCTCGAGAGGCTGCGTGAAATGAGAG aGTTCgaggatgaagaggaggaggaggaaaacctTGACCGAGATGCTGAAAGAAAAGTAGCTGTCCAAGAGCAGGAGGCCACAGTAGAAAAACaggaagaggaggcggctgagaagACTGCAATAGCTGAGGGAGAAAATGAGGTAGCAGGCACCGAAAATGAGGTAGCAGGCACCGAGGGAGCAGAGCAGGGTGGCTCTGAGGAGGGGCCAAGAGAAGCTGGGCAGGAGGTAGGAGAAACTGGGGGACAGCCTGAAAGGACAGAAGACTCAGAGAAGGAGGAAGACCCAGAAAACTTAAGCAAGGACATCCCAGAAAACTTAAGCAAGGACATTCCAGGATAA
- the ODAD4 gene encoding outer dynein arm-docking complex subunit 4 isoform X1 has protein sequence MGDSEGESLRGSFPSLMAEGLMLSRRGELAKAVSCYSYALQLQAADRNCLVARSKCYLRLGDTENALKDAEASLENDKEFTKGLYQKAEALYTMGDFEFALVFYHRGYKLQRLQKFKLGIQKCQEAIENSVGSPASVKLKDRGGFLSRQAEQSKKAKQKLQVKFPPKDVRYGSRQQETVRNEKTERQLLGELYVDKAFLEKLLKDEDLIKSTTKHGITVGDLIQEGLSYLDTRTDFWQQQKPIYARIRDRKLVLKRWTRDQKRKPSEVARYILKSMEDIDMLLTSGCPERSCQKAEQMLKKIHGWSDDEIPNRSELLGNLYSCIGNAHIEMGNMGAALQSHQLDLDVARENDLTDAISRALDNIGRVYARTGHFQEAIDTWEQKIPLVKSNLEKIWLFHEIGRCYLEINKAAEARDYGEKSLACAEEEGDVEWQLNAGVLVAQTQVKLEDFQSAVMHFEKALEKAKRIHNDAAQQAIIIALDEANKGFIKELKEERRLERLREMREFEDEEEEEENLDRDAERKVAVQEQEATVEKQEEEAAEKTAIAEGENEVAGTENEVAGTEGAEQGGSEEGPREAGQEVGETGGQPERTEDSEKEEDPENLSKDIPENLSKDIPG, from the exons ATGGGCGATTCGGAGGGCGAGAGTCTGCGGGGATCGTTCCCCAGTCTCATGGCCGAAGGACTGATGCTGAGCCGGCGCGGGGAGCTGGCCAAAGCTGTGTCCTGCTATAGTTAT GCCTTGCAGCTCCAGGCAGCGGACAGGAACTGTCTTGTTGCCCGTTCAAAATGCTACCTGAGACTCGGAGATACAGAAAATGCTCTGAAGGATGCAGAGGCATCCCTGGAAAATGACAAAGAGTTTACTAAG GGCCTTTACCAGAAAGCAGAAGCATTGTACACCATGGGAGACTTTGAATTTGCCTTGGTCTTTTACCATCGAGGGTACAAGCTTCAGAGGTTGCAGAAATTCAAGCTGGGCATTCAGAAATGTCAAGAGGCCATTGAAAATTCAGTTGGTA GCCCTGCTTCTGTGAAACTGAAGGATAGAGGAGGCTTTTTGAGCCGCCAGGCAGAG CAGAGCAAAAAAGCCAAACAGAAGCTTCAGGTCAAGTTCCCCCCAAAGGACGTAAGATACGGAAGTCGGCAGCAGGAGACCGTGCGGAATGAGAAGACAGAACGGCAGCTCCTCGGGGAGCTCTACGTTGACAAAGCTTTCCTGGAGAAACTGCTCAAGGATGAAG ACTTGATCAAAAGTACAACCAAGCACGGGATCACCGTTGGAGACTTGATTCAGGAAGGCCTTTCCTACCTGGACACCCGCACAGACTTTTGGCAGCAGCAGAAACCCATCTATGCCCGGATCAGAGATCGCAAGCTTGTGCTGAAAAGATGGACTCGAGATCAAAAGCGGAAACCCTCGGAGGTGGCCAGATACATCCTCAAGAGCATGGAGGATATTGATATGT TGCTGACAAGTGGCTGTCCTGAACGAAGCTGCCAGAAGGCTGAACAAATGCTGAAAAAGATCCATGGCTGGTCTGACGACGAGATCCCAAATAGAAGTGAGCTGCTGGGAAATCTCTACAGCTGCATCGGAAATGCTCACATTGAGATGGGGAACATGGGGGCAGCTCTGCAGAGCCACCAGCTGGATCTGGACGTTGCCAGGGAAAA CGACCTGACTGACGCCATCTCCAGGGCCCTGGACAATATCGGCAGAGTGTACGCCCGCACAGGCCATTTCCAGGAAGCTATTGACAC GTGGGAACAGAAGATTCCGCTTGTGAAGAGCAACCTGGAGAAGATTTGGCTGTTCCATGAAATCGGCAGGTGCTACCTAGAGATCAACAAAGCCGCTGAGGCTCGGGACTATGGGGAGAAATCCTTGGCCTgtgcagaggaggaaggggatgtCGAGTGGCAACTGAATGCCGGCGTTTTAGTGGCACAAACACAAG TGAAATTGGAGGATTTCCAGTCGGCGGTCATGCACTTTGAGAAGGCTTTGGAGAAGGCAAAGCGCATCCACAACGATGCGGCTCAGCAAGCAATCATCATT GCCCTGGATGAAGCCAACAAAGGATTCATCAAGGAGCTGAAGGAAGAACGGCGTCTCGAGAGGCTGCGTGAAATGAGAG aGTTCgaggatgaagaggaggaggaggaaaacctTGACCGAGATGCTGAAAGAAAAGTAGCTGTCCAAGAGCAGGAGGCCACAGTAGAAAAACaggaagaggaggcggctgagaagACTGCAATAGCTGAGGGAGAAAATGAGGTAGCAGGCACCGAAAATGAGGTAGCAGGCACCGAGGGAGCAGAGCAGGGTGGCTCTGAGGAGGGGCCAAGAGAAGCTGGGCAGGAGGTAGGAGAAACTGGGGGACAGCCTGAAAGGACAGAAGACTCAGAGAAGGAGGAAGACCCAGAAAACTTAAGCAAGGACATCCCAGAAAACTTAAGCAAGGACATTCCAGGATAA
- the ODAD4 gene encoding outer dynein arm-docking complex subunit 4 isoform X3 — protein MQRHPWKMTKSLLRAFTRKQKHCTPWETLNLPWSFTIEGTSFRGCRNSSWAFRNVKRPLKIQLVQSKKAKQKLQVKFPPKDVRYGSRQQETVRNEKTERQLLGELYVDKAFLEKLLKDEDLIKSTTKHGITVGDLIQEGLSYLDTRTDFWQQQKPIYARIRDRKLVLKRWTRDQKRKPSEVARYILKSMEDIDMLLTSGCPERSCQKAEQMLKKIHGWSDDEIPNRSELLGNLYSCIGNAHIEMGNMGAALQSHQLDLDVARENDLTDAISRALDNIGRVYARTGHFQEAIDTWEQKIPLVKSNLEKIWLFHEIGRCYLEINKAAEARDYGEKSLACAEEEGDVEWQLNAGVLVAQTQVKLEDFQSAVMHFEKALEKAKRIHNDAAQQAIIIALDEANKGFIKELKEERRLERLREMREFEDEEEEEENLDRDAERKVAVQEQEATVEKQEEEAAEKTAIAEGENEVAGTENEVAGTEGAEQGGSEEGPREAGQEVGETGGQPERTEDSEKEEDPENLSKDIPENLSKDIPG, from the exons ATGCAGAGGCATCCCTGGAAAATGACAAAGAGTTTACTAAG GGCCTTTACCAGAAAGCAGAAGCATTGTACACCATGGGAGACTTTGAATTTGCCTTGGTCTTTTACCATCGAGGGTACAAGCTTCAGAGGTTGCAGAAATTCAAGCTGGGCATTCAGAAATGTCAAGAGGCCATTGAAAATTCAGTTGGTA CAGAGCAAAAAAGCCAAACAGAAGCTTCAGGTCAAGTTCCCCCCAAAGGACGTAAGATACGGAAGTCGGCAGCAGGAGACCGTGCGGAATGAGAAGACAGAACGGCAGCTCCTCGGGGAGCTCTACGTTGACAAAGCTTTCCTGGAGAAACTGCTCAAGGATGAAG ACTTGATCAAAAGTACAACCAAGCACGGGATCACCGTTGGAGACTTGATTCAGGAAGGCCTTTCCTACCTGGACACCCGCACAGACTTTTGGCAGCAGCAGAAACCCATCTATGCCCGGATCAGAGATCGCAAGCTTGTGCTGAAAAGATGGACTCGAGATCAAAAGCGGAAACCCTCGGAGGTGGCCAGATACATCCTCAAGAGCATGGAGGATATTGATATGT TGCTGACAAGTGGCTGTCCTGAACGAAGCTGCCAGAAGGCTGAACAAATGCTGAAAAAGATCCATGGCTGGTCTGACGACGAGATCCCAAATAGAAGTGAGCTGCTGGGAAATCTCTACAGCTGCATCGGAAATGCTCACATTGAGATGGGGAACATGGGGGCAGCTCTGCAGAGCCACCAGCTGGATCTGGACGTTGCCAGGGAAAA CGACCTGACTGACGCCATCTCCAGGGCCCTGGACAATATCGGCAGAGTGTACGCCCGCACAGGCCATTTCCAGGAAGCTATTGACAC GTGGGAACAGAAGATTCCGCTTGTGAAGAGCAACCTGGAGAAGATTTGGCTGTTCCATGAAATCGGCAGGTGCTACCTAGAGATCAACAAAGCCGCTGAGGCTCGGGACTATGGGGAGAAATCCTTGGCCTgtgcagaggaggaaggggatgtCGAGTGGCAACTGAATGCCGGCGTTTTAGTGGCACAAACACAAG TGAAATTGGAGGATTTCCAGTCGGCGGTCATGCACTTTGAGAAGGCTTTGGAGAAGGCAAAGCGCATCCACAACGATGCGGCTCAGCAAGCAATCATCATT GCCCTGGATGAAGCCAACAAAGGATTCATCAAGGAGCTGAAGGAAGAACGGCGTCTCGAGAGGCTGCGTGAAATGAGAG aGTTCgaggatgaagaggaggaggaggaaaacctTGACCGAGATGCTGAAAGAAAAGTAGCTGTCCAAGAGCAGGAGGCCACAGTAGAAAAACaggaagaggaggcggctgagaagACTGCAATAGCTGAGGGAGAAAATGAGGTAGCAGGCACCGAAAATGAGGTAGCAGGCACCGAGGGAGCAGAGCAGGGTGGCTCTGAGGAGGGGCCAAGAGAAGCTGGGCAGGAGGTAGGAGAAACTGGGGGACAGCCTGAAAGGACAGAAGACTCAGAGAAGGAGGAAGACCCAGAAAACTTAAGCAAGGACATCCCAGAAAACTTAAGCAAGGACATTCCAGGATAA